The sequence below is a genomic window from Sphingobacterium sp. ML3W.
CCATATATGAATAAATGGAAGCGATTAAAAATATCAGCCGTTATTATGCTTAAAATATACACCTTATTATCAGCAGGTTTTTTCGGACTGTCTTGTAATGGGAAAGCCGAAAAAGCAAGCTCCCAAGCGGTAGAAGAGTTTCATTGGAGAGAGACCATTTCATGCCCCGTTGGGTTCCCCATTGATGTGCACGATGGTGCTTTAATATTACCTGGTGGGGGATCAGTTGGGTTATATTTAGGCACACATAACGGCCCTTGGGGAGCAACGGGGAGAAGTATGAGTAATGGACTGAAGCCTTTGCCTAAAAAAATAGATGTCATATGGCTTTCTTATGCAGAAGATGCGTTTTATGAAATAGATACAGCTATTGATTACGATAAAATACTAGCTTTATTTAAAGAAGGTTATCTGGATAGTAATACGAAGAAAAATAGAACTTATACGACCATCGTAGTAGGTTTTGCTCCTGGAGGTGTAGTTGTAGTATGGCTTAATGGCCCAGGTAAACAAGTTGAAGTCGGGCGTTATCAAGGAAAAAAAACGGTAATTCCAGCAGAAGAAATTGCAAAACTAGATAATCATGAAAAACTATTATTCAGTCCTGAGTATCGTAAAGAAATCATGCTGAATGAAAAAATAGTACCTAAAGAAGTACGAGAAGCCAACGCAGGCAAACCCATACCATATGGTTTGTGGGATAGATTGAGGCAAAAGCATATTTGGAAATCAACCTATAGTATTGCCGATGGTGGGCAGGCTACAAATGCATATTTCATCATGCAAAATGGCGAAGAAGAGCAGTTGATTGATGAAACTTTTGAAAAAAATATTTTCGAAGAACGAGCTATCCCCCGAATTATGAATTTTGGCTGGCGGGCAAAGAACGGGCAACACTACGGCGGCGGTGTGGTGTTTGATGATGATGAAATTGTAAAAGCTTACGAGAAGATATTTAAAAACAAGCCTATCCAACCTGTTGAACTTGTCATTTCGGTAAATGAACAGAATACAGGGGTTGCCGCTACACTAAAATGTGGCGAGCAAGAAATTTCGATGCTAAAAATGAAGGTT
It includes:
- a CDS encoding DUF2931 family protein, producing the protein MLKIYTLLSAGFFGLSCNGKAEKASSQAVEEFHWRETISCPVGFPIDVHDGALILPGGGSVGLYLGTHNGPWGATGRSMSNGLKPLPKKIDVIWLSYAEDAFYEIDTAIDYDKILALFKEGYLDSNTKKNRTYTTIVVGFAPGGVVVVWLNGPGKQVEVGRYQGKKTVIPAEEIAKLDNHEKLLFSPEYRKEIMLNEKIVPKEVREANAGKPIPYGLWDRLRQKHIWKSTYSIADGGQATNAYFIMQNGEEEQLIDETFEKNIFEERAIPRIMNFGWRAKNGQHYGGGVVFDDDEIVKAYEKIFKNKPIQPVELVISVNEQNTGVAATLKCGEQEISMLKMKVSIFKSSKK